From the genome of Papaver somniferum cultivar HN1 chromosome 2, ASM357369v1, whole genome shotgun sequence, one region includes:
- the LOC113351880 gene encoding uncharacterized protein LOC113351880 yields MANSNNSNSSSSSDEDPKASASKSKSKRTYDEGEKPSIPPNNQRVTYAELMKRKSETDEAEGRLRRKDRIQRKILAAEERRRFVDGIPSDSDADASEEETTWVLPEFKVKPMKRVDDELKAEAEEDSNSDDPHTHPDFINGLDSDSDEEEDSEKDSDDESDSSDESDE; encoded by the coding sequence ATGGCAAATTCCAACAACAGCAATTCCTccagctcttctgatgaggatcccAAAGCTTCTGCATCCAAATCGAAATCTAAGAGAACTTACGATGAAGGGGAAAAGCCTAGTATACCCCCGAACAACCAGAGAGTCACTTATGCCGAGCTTATGAAGCGAAAATCCGAGACTGATGAAGCGGAGGGTCGTCTGCGTAGAAAAGATCGAATCCAGCGCAAAATACTAGCGGCAGAGGAGAGACGCCGATTCGTCGATGGCATACCTTCTgactctgatgctgatgcttccgaaGAGGAAACCACGTGGGTGTTACCAGAGTTCAAGGTCAAGCCTATGAAACGAGTTGATGATGAACTTAaagctgaagcagaagaagacTCGAACTCGGACGATCCTCATACCCATCCAGACTTCATCAATGGTCTTGATAGTGATTCCGACGAAGAggaggattccgagaaggacagtgatgatgaatctgacaGCTCAGATGAATCTGACGAATAG